Proteins from one uncultured Cohaesibacter sp. genomic window:
- a CDS encoding hydantoinase B/oxoprolinase family protein: MSTIDPITVEVIGSALSSIVEEMGEALVRASYSTNIKERRDCSTALFDNKGNTLCQAEHIPMHLGSFIGILPHIMKRFDIADIKPGDVFIGNDAYEGGATHLPDIVMAEPIYVEEMLVGWAVNTAHHSDFADLGHEHIFQEGIRIPPVRLYKAGELQEDIQNLFLLNCQVPHERISDLRAQMSANRLCVQRMQDLCAKYGTEKVLAAGEELQDYAERKMRAGIAAIPDGTYSFSDIFDSNQWKERMEFSVDITVAGDEMTLAFDGPPQVRSGLNMIYTSLLASCYYAVKAVVDPTILPNAGLARPLTVTAPEGSILNCKHPAAVEGRIAACQRVADIIEGALAKAIPSKVPAAGNGCCTGAIFNGTREDGSIWVYLETIGGGGGARPTKDGLSGIQVHLTNTSNLPVEALELEYPLTLLRYELVDGSAGGGQYRGGMGIRRVYRVEQPCRFSVEASRVSSCAWGLEGGKPGEMTHLDFGDGRTEFKGMADLKPGQIVEIVTPGGGGYGDPTKRSEEAIERDLAEDRISKDYAKQVYGYTQ, translated from the coding sequence ATGAGCACGATCGATCCAATCACCGTAGAAGTCATCGGCTCCGCCCTGTCTTCCATCGTGGAAGAAATGGGCGAAGCGCTGGTGCGTGCGTCCTATTCCACCAATATCAAGGAACGCCGCGACTGCTCCACGGCCCTGTTCGACAACAAGGGCAACACCCTGTGTCAGGCAGAGCATATCCCGATGCATCTTGGCAGCTTCATCGGCATTCTGCCTCATATCATGAAGCGCTTCGATATCGCCGACATCAAGCCCGGTGATGTCTTCATCGGCAACGATGCCTACGAAGGCGGCGCAACGCACCTGCCTGACATCGTGATGGCAGAACCGATCTATGTCGAAGAGATGCTGGTTGGCTGGGCTGTGAACACCGCCCACCATTCCGACTTCGCCGACCTCGGCCATGAACATATCTTCCAGGAAGGCATCCGCATTCCACCGGTTCGTCTCTACAAGGCAGGCGAGCTGCAGGAAGACATCCAGAATCTGTTCCTGCTGAACTGTCAGGTGCCGCACGAGCGCATCTCCGACTTGCGCGCCCAGATGTCGGCCAACCGCCTCTGCGTCCAGCGCATGCAGGATCTCTGCGCCAAATATGGCACGGAGAAGGTGCTCGCCGCCGGCGAAGAGCTGCAGGATTATGCCGAACGCAAGATGCGCGCCGGTATCGCAGCCATTCCCGATGGCACCTATTCCTTCTCTGATATCTTCGACAGCAACCAGTGGAAGGAACGCATGGAATTCTCGGTTGACATCACAGTCGCCGGAGATGAAATGACGCTCGCATTTGACGGCCCACCGCAGGTGCGCTCAGGCCTCAACATGATCTATACCTCGCTTCTGGCCTCTTGCTACTATGCGGTCAAGGCGGTGGTTGATCCGACCATCCTGCCAAATGCAGGTCTGGCCCGTCCATTGACGGTCACCGCACCGGAAGGCTCAATCCTCAACTGCAAGCATCCCGCTGCCGTTGAAGGCCGGATCGCGGCTTGCCAGCGCGTTGCCGACATTATCGAAGGCGCTCTGGCCAAGGCCATCCCGAGCAAGGTTCCTGCAGCGGGTAACGGCTGCTGCACAGGCGCCATTTTCAATGGCACCCGTGAAGACGGGTCCATCTGGGTGTATCTGGAAACCATTGGCGGCGGTGGTGGTGCTCGCCCGACCAAGGACGGTCTGTCCGGTATTCAGGTACACCTGACCAACACATCGAACCTGCCCGTTGAAGCACTCGAGCTGGAATATCCGCTCACGCTGCTGCGCTACGAGCTGGTGGATGGATCTGCCGGTGGTGGGCAATATCGAGGCGGCATGGGCATTCGGCGCGTCTATCGCGTGGAACAGCCCTGCCGTTTCTCGGTCGAAGCCTCCCGCGTCAGTTCCTGCGCATGGGGACTGGAAGGCGGCAAGCCAGGTGAGATGACCCATCTGGACTTTGGCGATGGACGCACCGAGTTCAAGGGCATGGCCGATCTCAAACCCGGCCAGATCGTCGAAATCGTCACCCCCGGCGGCGGTGGCTATGGCGATCCGACCAAGCGGTCCGAGGAAGCCATCGAGCGCGATCTCGCAGAAGACCGCATCTCCAAGGATTATGCAAAACAGGTTTACGGTTACACGCAATAA
- a CDS encoding GntR family transcriptional regulator — MSENSNPLAKNAAAPLYEQLKFALKEMISSCALGPGDAIPTETELCKRYDVSRITVRRAITELEDEGVLEKRHGKGTFVTLPKMETSLLNLGGFSESFALRRYRVEKEILEMGEQDADEDLGDKLAIAPGSKLLHISRLITADSTPITIESSYFSLDLFPGLLDEIHDDTSLYSLMQTKYGREVKHAKRVINCRISTPKECEIFHCNSGDIMFEVEKTVYGDERETPLQYSMLLTPSARMNLVIEI; from the coding sequence TTGTCTGAGAATTCGAATCCACTTGCCAAGAATGCAGCGGCCCCTCTCTATGAGCAGCTCAAATTTGCGCTCAAGGAAATGATTTCGTCCTGCGCACTCGGGCCCGGCGATGCGATTCCGACCGAGACCGAATTGTGCAAGCGCTACGACGTCTCTCGCATCACCGTGCGCCGCGCGATTACGGAGCTTGAGGATGAAGGGGTTCTGGAAAAGCGGCATGGCAAGGGCACCTTTGTCACCCTGCCCAAGATGGAAACCAGCCTGCTGAATCTTGGCGGTTTCTCTGAAAGCTTTGCCTTGCGCCGCTATCGGGTGGAAAAAGAAATTCTCGAGATGGGCGAGCAGGACGCGGACGAGGATCTTGGCGACAAGCTGGCGATCGCGCCGGGGAGCAAACTGCTTCATATCAGTCGCCTGATCACAGCCGACAGCACACCCATCACGATTGAAAGCTCTTACTTCTCGCTGGATCTTTTTCCCGGATTGCTGGATGAGATTCATGATGACACGTCGCTCTATAGCCTGATGCAGACCAAATATGGTCGCGAGGTGAAACATGCCAAACGGGTCATCAATTGCCGGATTTCAACGCCGAAAGAATGCGAGATCTTCCACTGCAACAGCGGGGACATCATGTTCGAGGTTGAAAAGACGGTGTATGGCGATGAGCGGGAAACGCCGCTGCAATATTCCATGCTGCTTACCCCGAGCGCACGCATGAATCTCGTCATCGAAATCTGA
- a CDS encoding SIS domain-containing protein, producing MNDQVKNTGLDEAIAAVAARESVTEFYFVACGGSNALLMQGQYIMDREAKGVAAYSYSSAEFLARAPVRLGKNSVVVTCSHSGNTPETIAATRYAREAGALTIAFTHKPESELDEAAEKSIYYEFDPLTVGEKHNALLLVQLVLGSLKELEGNTKIDQVKAALPTLHDKAEKVKAAHADNAKAWAESYKREPVIYTMSSGSCYSIAYSFAICLLQEMQWVNSAAIHSGEYFHGPFEITDFDTPFIVLKTLANSRKMDERALAFAEKYSKRLLVLDAEEFGVEEVAGDAAEYLVPIMFTALLRTYAVALSDSRGHPLSVRRYMWRMEY from the coding sequence ATGAATGATCAAGTAAAAAATACCGGCCTTGATGAGGCTATTGCTGCGGTTGCAGCACGCGAGTCAGTCACGGAATTCTATTTTGTCGCATGTGGGGGATCCAACGCCCTTCTCATGCAGGGCCAGTACATCATGGACCGCGAAGCCAAAGGCGTCGCTGCCTATTCCTACAGCTCCGCTGAATTCCTTGCTCGTGCGCCTGTCCGTCTCGGCAAGAATTCCGTTGTTGTTACCTGCTCCCATTCGGGCAACACCCCAGAAACCATCGCTGCAACCCGCTATGCACGCGAAGCTGGTGCCCTGACCATCGCCTTCACCCACAAGCCGGAATCCGAGCTTGATGAAGCCGCTGAAAAGTCCATCTATTATGAATTCGATCCGCTGACCGTTGGTGAAAAGCACAATGCTCTGCTTCTGGTGCAGCTGGTTCTGGGCTCCCTGAAAGAGCTGGAAGGCAACACCAAGATCGATCAGGTCAAGGCCGCACTGCCAACGCTTCATGACAAGGCTGAAAAAGTCAAAGCTGCTCACGCAGACAATGCAAAAGCCTGGGCTGAATCCTACAAGCGCGAACCAGTCATCTACACGATGAGCTCCGGTTCCTGCTACTCCATCGCCTATTCCTTCGCTATCTGCCTTCTGCAGGAAATGCAGTGGGTTAACTCCGCAGCGATCCATTCTGGCGAATATTTCCACGGTCCTTTTGAAATCACCGATTTCGACACCCCGTTCATCGTTCTGAAAACCCTTGCAAATTCCCGCAAGATGGACGAACGCGCTCTGGCATTTGCCGAGAAATATTCCAAACGCCTGCTGGTTCTCGATGCTGAAGAATTCGGCGTTGAAGAAGTTGCTGGTGATGCAGCGGAATATCTGGTTCCGATCATGTTCACCGCCCTGCTGCGCACCTATGCCGTTGCCCTCAGTGACTCCCGCGGTCATCCGCTGAGCGTTCGTCGCTACATGTGGCGCATGGAATACTAA
- a CDS encoding PfkB family carbohydrate kinase, with amino-acid sequence MTLSPNRATLLGIGDNVVDFYLDRNEFFPGGNALNVAVLAKRFGLDDAGYIGIVGNDAEGGHVLASLAAENVWSERVRQAYGENGKAIVHLDEKGDRVFLRSNKGGIQKRLSLRMEEADLEAVERYGHVHSSLFSNLEHELPKIRERAQSVSFDFSWRHEMDYVKSIAPHITTAFFSGSALNDGEIDDLIDTVHQLGVSTVGVTRGSDGAFWMVDGKRYRQGIKPTTVIDTLGAGDTFIAGYISSILMGNAVEEALDQAATFAAKTCTVFGAFGHPYKVEG; translated from the coding sequence ATGACCCTTTCCCCAAACCGTGCAACCCTGCTTGGCATCGGAGATAATGTCGTCGACTTCTATCTCGACAGAAACGAATTCTTCCCGGGCGGGAATGCACTGAATGTCGCTGTTCTGGCCAAACGTTTCGGCCTTGATGATGCTGGCTATATCGGCATCGTCGGCAATGACGCGGAAGGTGGCCATGTTCTGGCTTCGCTCGCGGCAGAAAATGTCTGGTCTGAACGCGTCAGACAAGCCTATGGGGAAAATGGCAAGGCCATCGTGCATCTTGACGAAAAGGGCGACCGCGTTTTCCTCAGATCCAACAAGGGTGGCATCCAGAAACGGCTCAGTCTGCGCATGGAAGAAGCCGATCTCGAGGCCGTCGAACGCTATGGCCATGTGCATAGCTCGCTTTTCAGCAACCTCGAGCATGAGCTGCCAAAGATCCGCGAAAGAGCCCAAAGCGTCTCCTTCGATTTCTCATGGCGCCATGAAATGGATTACGTCAAAAGCATCGCACCCCATATCACGACAGCCTTCTTCTCTGGCTCGGCCCTCAATGATGGCGAGATCGACGATCTGATCGACACGGTTCATCAATTGGGCGTTTCCACCGTTGGCGTCACACGCGGCTCCGATGGAGCCTTCTGGATGGTGGATGGCAAACGTTACCGTCAGGGCATCAAGCCAACCACAGTGATTGATACCCTTGGCGCGGGCGACACATTCATCGCAGGGTATATCTCCAGCATCCTGATGGGCAATGCAGTCGAAGAAGCCCTTGATCAGGCGGCCACCTTCGCCGCCAAAACCTGCACGGTTTTCGGTGCCTTTGGCCATCCCTACAAGGTCGAGGGCTAG
- a CDS encoding DUF2254 domain-containing protein, protein MTKWQWLLLQLTRRLWVRAALIGLLGIGAAIVATLAETLVPWNPGVDISADAVNSILTIIASSMLTVTTFSLSVMTSAYRSATSNATPRATRLLIQDHMSQNVLSTFIGSFLFSIVGIVVLKTGAYGPQGRAVLFGVTILVIALIVVSLLKWIDYLTQLGRVEKAADRVEQATSQAISLRLSQPFLGGQPLRREERVPETAKTICSDQSGYVQHIDMQHLHDCVKEAGARGYLGVVPGHFVFDHAPLARIVLTSEHPDGEEADEQALEAVGKALKEAITIGQERSFDQDPRFGFCVLGEIATRALSPGINDSGTAIDIIGRLTRLLGLWSDEQSGAVAQVEFPDIYVPPIEETDLFEDAFMQIARDGASHIEIQLRLRKALQALGQTGSVAFRQAAKEQAALAYKRANAALGMEEDKARLGAVTIE, encoded by the coding sequence ATGACAAAATGGCAGTGGCTTTTGCTGCAATTGACGCGTCGGCTATGGGTGCGCGCAGCGCTTATTGGCCTACTGGGAATTGGCGCTGCCATAGTGGCGACATTGGCTGAAACGCTTGTGCCGTGGAATCCGGGTGTTGATATCAGTGCAGATGCGGTGAACAGCATTCTGACCATCATTGCGTCGAGCATGCTGACGGTCACCACATTCTCTCTTAGTGTGATGACGTCGGCCTATCGTTCCGCCACGAGCAATGCGACGCCGCGCGCGACCCGATTGCTTATTCAGGATCATATGTCACAGAATGTCCTGTCGACCTTTATCGGGTCTTTCCTGTTCAGTATCGTTGGCATTGTTGTGCTCAAGACGGGGGCCTATGGTCCGCAGGGACGGGCCGTGCTGTTTGGGGTGACGATCCTTGTTATCGCGCTGATCGTTGTCTCTTTGCTGAAATGGATTGATTATCTCACCCAGTTGGGGCGCGTGGAAAAGGCCGCTGATCGGGTTGAGCAGGCAACAAGTCAGGCGATATCGTTGCGCCTTTCCCAGCCATTTCTAGGAGGCCAGCCGCTCAGGCGCGAAGAACGCGTGCCGGAAACGGCCAAGACTATCTGCTCCGATCAATCTGGCTATGTGCAGCATATCGACATGCAGCATTTGCATGATTGCGTGAAAGAGGCCGGTGCACGTGGCTATCTTGGTGTTGTTCCCGGCCATTTCGTCTTTGATCATGCCCCGTTGGCGCGCATTGTGCTGACATCCGAGCATCCGGATGGTGAGGAGGCGGATGAGCAGGCCTTGGAAGCTGTCGGCAAGGCCTTAAAAGAGGCAATCACCATAGGGCAGGAGCGCAGCTTTGATCAGGATCCGCGCTTTGGCTTCTGTGTGCTTGGCGAAATCGCTACACGTGCGCTTTCGCCGGGTATCAATGATTCCGGCACCGCCATCGATATCATAGGGCGCCTGACGCGTCTGCTTGGCCTCTGGTCAGATGAGCAGAGTGGGGCTGTAGCGCAAGTGGAATTTCCGGACATTTATGTGCCGCCCATTGAAGAGACCGATCTGTTCGAGGATGCCTTCATGCAGATCGCACGGGATGGGGCCAGCCACATCGAAATACAATTGCGTTTACGCAAGGCGCTTCAGGCTCTTGGACAAACTGGGAGCGTGGCTTTCCGGCAGGCTGCCAAAGAACAGGCCGCTCTGGCTTATAAGAGAGCCAATGCAGCCTTGGGAATGGAAGAGGATAAAGCGCGCCTTGGTGCTGTGACCATCGAATAA
- a CDS encoding ABC transporter ATP-binding protein, with product MSALTLKNVYKAFGDTEVLKDISIEVEQGEFVVFVGPSGCGKSTLLRVIAGLEEATAGEVHIDSKLVNTVPPSKRGIAMVFQSYALYPHLNVANNMSLALKQEGVSKAEIAERVQEASRMLQLDDYLKRFPSELSGGQRQRVAIGRAVVRQPKLFLLDEPLSNLDAALRVSTRLEIASLHKQLDATMIYVTHDQTEAMTLADKIVVLRDGRVEQVGSPMELYNKPANKFVAGFLGSPAMNFLPASLLKDGDARVIGLRPEYIYLDENGPLSAKVQHVEQLGGDTNVIAMVGEHMVTVRLFGQHAIAPNQQLTLGFDPATLHYFDE from the coding sequence ATGAGCGCGCTAACTCTGAAAAATGTTTACAAGGCCTTTGGGGACACCGAGGTGCTCAAGGATATCAGCATCGAGGTAGAGCAGGGGGAGTTCGTGGTTTTTGTCGGACCTTCCGGCTGCGGTAAATCCACCTTGTTGCGTGTGATTGCCGGCCTTGAGGAGGCTACGGCGGGCGAGGTGCATATCGACAGCAAGCTGGTCAACACGGTACCCCCCTCCAAGCGAGGCATTGCCATGGTGTTCCAATCCTATGCGCTTTATCCGCATCTCAATGTGGCCAACAATATGTCGTTGGCCTTGAAGCAGGAAGGGGTCAGTAAGGCCGAGATTGCCGAGCGAGTGCAGGAAGCGAGCCGCATGCTGCAGCTTGATGACTATCTCAAGCGCTTCCCTTCCGAGCTGTCCGGCGGACAGCGTCAGCGAGTGGCCATCGGTCGGGCCGTTGTGCGGCAGCCAAAGCTGTTTTTGCTCGATGAGCCGCTGTCGAACCTTGATGCCGCCTTGCGGGTCAGTACGCGGTTGGAAATTGCCAGTCTGCACAAGCAGCTTGATGCGACCATGATCTATGTGACCCATGATCAGACCGAAGCCATGACGCTTGCGGACAAGATTGTGGTCTTGCGCGATGGACGCGTGGAGCAGGTGGGCAGCCCGATGGAGCTTTACAATAAGCCCGCGAACAAGTTCGTGGCCGGGTTCCTTGGCTCTCCCGCCATGAATTTCCTGCCAGCTTCCCTGCTGAAAGACGGGGACGCGCGTGTCATCGGTTTGCGCCCGGAATATATCTATCTCGATGAGAACGGACCGCTTTCGGCCAAAGTGCAGCATGTGGAACAGCTTGGCGGGGATACGAATGTGATCGCGATGGTTGGCGAGCATATGGTGACGGTGCGCCTGTTCGGCCAGCATGCCATTGCACCCAATCAGCAGCTTACGCTCGGTTTTGACCCTGCGACCCTGCATTATTTTGACGAATAG
- a CDS encoding Gfo/Idh/MocA family oxidoreductase, producing MIRTLIAGLGNMGYAHALGHHNHPDSEIVALVNRTSEAPEGPLSGYPVYDDFYKALAASKPDLVVIATYTDTHVDFACAAMEAGAHVFVEKPLSMTVEGAKRVVETAKRTGKKLVVGYILRHHPSWVRFVAEARNLGGPYVFRLNLNQQSSGHEWETHKALMQTTSPIVDCGVHYVDVMCQITDAKPVKVNGIGLRLSDEIGPDMYNYGQLQVTFSDGSVGWYEAGWGPMMSETAFFVKDIVSPNGAVSIVDGNKGASADVDGHTKVGGILVHRPDGDQHIDLTGEPGHNELCAAEQAYILKAIREDIDLTRHMEDAVQSLAVCLAADESIRTGKTALLEDNTQ from the coding sequence ATGATCCGGACACTTATTGCAGGGCTGGGCAACATGGGATATGCCCATGCTCTTGGTCATCACAATCATCCAGACTCTGAAATCGTCGCGCTGGTCAATCGCACAAGCGAAGCACCGGAAGGGCCCTTGTCCGGTTATCCGGTATATGATGACTTCTACAAGGCTCTGGCCGCGAGCAAGCCCGATCTGGTGGTCATCGCGACCTACACCGATACCCATGTGGATTTCGCCTGCGCTGCGATGGAAGCCGGGGCCCATGTGTTTGTCGAAAAGCCACTGTCCATGACCGTGGAAGGGGCCAAACGGGTGGTCGAGACCGCCAAGCGGACAGGCAAAAAGCTGGTGGTGGGCTATATCCTGCGCCATCACCCCTCATGGGTGCGTTTTGTTGCCGAAGCGCGCAATCTCGGCGGGCCTTATGTTTTTCGGCTCAATCTCAATCAGCAATCAAGCGGCCATGAATGGGAAACCCACAAGGCTCTGATGCAGACCACCAGCCCGATCGTGGATTGCGGGGTGCATTATGTGGATGTGATGTGTCAGATCACCGATGCCAAGCCGGTCAAGGTCAACGGGATCGGTCTGCGCCTCTCCGACGAAATCGGGCCGGACATGTATAATTATGGCCAGCTCCAAGTGACTTTCTCAGACGGCTCGGTTGGCTGGTATGAGGCGGGCTGGGGGCCGATGATGTCGGAAACCGCATTTTTCGTTAAAGACATCGTTTCTCCGAACGGGGCTGTCTCCATTGTGGATGGCAACAAGGGAGCGAGTGCCGATGTGGATGGTCACACCAAGGTCGGTGGCATTCTGGTGCATAGGCCCGATGGGGATCAGCATATCGATCTGACGGGTGAGCCGGGGCACAATGAGCTGTGCGCTGCCGAGCAGGCTTACATCCTGAAGGCCATACGCGAAGACATCGATTTGACCCGCCATATGGAGGACGCTGTTCAGTCGCTGGCCGTTTGCCTTGCTGCTGATGAAAGCATCCGAACCGGCAAGACTGCACTTCTTGAGGACAATACGCAATGA
- a CDS encoding carbohydrate ABC transporter permease, with the protein MNKARSNPVSAAAMHGALIIYTLIALFPVFVILINSFKSRRAIFREPLSMPNSDSFSLIGYETVMKQGDFFLYFQNSMIVTVGSLFLILLFGSMAAFALSEYRFKGNMIMGLYLALGIMIPIRIGTVAILEMMVATGLVNTLWSLILVYTAQGLPLAVFILSEFMRQVSDDLKDAGRVDGLSEYSIFARIVVPLVRPAMATVAVFNMIPIWNDLWFPLILAPAEETKTLTLGSQVFIGQFVTDWNAVLSALSMAILPVLILYVIFSRQLIRGITSGAVK; encoded by the coding sequence ATGAACAAGGCACGATCCAATCCTGTCAGCGCCGCCGCCATGCATGGTGCGCTCATCATTTACACGCTGATTGCGCTGTTTCCTGTGTTCGTCATCTTGATCAACAGTTTCAAGTCCCGTCGGGCGATCTTCCGCGAACCATTGTCCATGCCCAATAGCGATAGCTTTTCGCTGATCGGCTATGAAACGGTGATGAAGCAGGGGGACTTCTTTCTCTATTTCCAGAACTCGATGATCGTCACGGTTGGCTCTCTGTTTCTCATTCTGCTGTTTGGCTCCATGGCGGCCTTTGCGCTTAGCGAATATCGCTTCAAGGGCAACATGATCATGGGGCTTTATCTGGCTCTTGGCATCATGATTCCAATCCGCATTGGCACAGTGGCCATTCTGGAAATGATGGTTGCCACGGGGCTGGTCAATACGCTCTGGTCGTTGATACTGGTCTATACGGCTCAAGGGTTGCCGTTGGCCGTGTTCATCCTGAGTGAATTCATGCGGCAGGTGTCCGATGACCTGAAAGACGCCGGACGGGTGGACGGGCTCAGCGAATATTCCATTTTTGCCCGTATCGTCGTGCCGTTGGTGCGGCCTGCCATGGCAACTGTTGCGGTGTTCAACATGATCCCGATCTGGAATGATCTGTGGTTCCCGCTCATCCTTGCACCTGCGGAAGAAACCAAAACACTGACGCTGGGTAGCCAGGTCTTTATCGGCCAGTTTGTCACGGATTGGAATGCGGTGCTTTCCGCTCTGTCCATGGCGATCCTGCCGGTTCTCATTCTCTATGTTATTTTCTCGCGGCAATTGATCCGCGGCATTACGTCAGGGGCAGTCAAATGA
- a CDS encoding sugar ABC transporter permease gives MQASRFRWHIVIFLAPAVIVYTAVMIFPLFNTLRLALYTDVDQVRTFVGLDNFNMLFGDPRWSEQFWNALGNNFKFFFIHMLVQNPIGVALAALLSHPRLRFAALYRSAIFIPTILSFVIVGFAWKLILSPIWGIAPSMLDAVGLKSLFAPWLGKEAYALITLSLISVWQFVGIPMMLIYAALLSIPEEILEAGEIDGITGINAFWKIKLPLILPSIGIISILTFVGNFNAFDLIYAAQGALAGPDFSTDILGTFLYRTFFGFQLQLGDPYMGSAVAGTMFAIILVGVCIYLFGIQTRLRRYQL, from the coding sequence ATGCAAGCTTCCCGCTTCCGATGGCATATTGTCATTTTTCTGGCACCGGCGGTTATTGTCTATACGGCGGTTATGATTTTTCCGCTGTTTAATACCCTGCGCCTGGCCCTTTATACCGATGTCGATCAGGTGCGCACCTTTGTCGGACTGGACAATTTCAACATGCTGTTCGGTGATCCGCGCTGGTCCGAGCAATTCTGGAATGCACTGGGCAACAACTTCAAATTCTTCTTCATCCATATGCTGGTGCAGAACCCGATCGGGGTCGCGCTGGCGGCGCTGCTCAGCCATCCGCGCTTGCGCTTTGCTGCGCTTTATCGCTCGGCCATTTTTATTCCCACGATCCTTAGCTTCGTGATTGTGGGGTTTGCCTGGAAGCTGATCCTTTCGCCGATCTGGGGCATTGCACCTTCCATGCTGGATGCGGTGGGGCTTAAGTCTTTGTTCGCTCCATGGCTTGGCAAGGAAGCCTATGCATTGATAACGCTATCGCTGATTTCGGTCTGGCAGTTTGTCGGTATTCCGATGATGCTGATCTATGCGGCGCTGCTCTCGATCCCTGAAGAAATTCTGGAAGCAGGCGAAATTGATGGCATTACGGGAATCAATGCTTTCTGGAAGATCAAGTTGCCACTGATCCTGCCTTCCATCGGTATCATCTCGATCCTCACCTTCGTGGGCAACTTCAATGCCTTCGACCTGATCTACGCCGCCCAAGGGGCGTTGGCCGGGCCTGATTTCTCGACGGACATTCTGGGTACCTTCCTTTATCGCACCTTCTTCGGGTTCCAGCTTCAACTGGGAGATCCCTATATGGGGTCGGCCGTGGCAGGGACCATGTTTGCGATCATTCTGGTCGGGGTGTGCATCTATCTGTTTGGCATTCAGACGCGCCTGCGGCGCTACCAGCTTTAG
- a CDS encoding ABC transporter substrate-binding protein, whose translation MKFTPIAILAATLLSSAAYAEDVTLTIESWRNDDLKLWQDKIIPAFEASNPGIKLKFTPMAPTEYNSAINSKLGAGTAGDLISCRPFDASLALYKAGYLEDLTSMDAMSNFSDVAKAAWQTDDAAHTFCVPMASVIHGFIYNKDAFDELGLTAPETEDEFFAVLDKIKEDGSYIPMAMGTNDQWEAATMGYQNIGPTYWKGEEGRLALIKGEQKLTDPQWVEPYEVLHKWAPYLGDGFEAQTYPDSQNLFTLGRAAIYPAGSWEIAMFNEQADFKMGAFKPPVKAKGDTCYISDHVDIGIGMNAKTENPEAAKTFLAWVASPEFAEIFGNALPGFFPLSSAPVEISDPLAEEFVSWRGDCETTIRSTYQILSRGTPNLENETWGASAAAIKGTATPEELGKKLQDGLDSWYKPQK comes from the coding sequence ATGAAGTTCACTCCAATTGCTATACTGGCTGCAACATTGCTCAGCAGCGCCGCTTATGCGGAAGACGTTACCCTGACCATCGAAAGCTGGCGGAACGACGATCTGAAACTCTGGCAGGACAAGATCATTCCTGCGTTTGAAGCCAGCAATCCTGGCATCAAATTGAAATTCACCCCAATGGCTCCGACCGAATATAACTCGGCCATCAACTCCAAGCTCGGTGCGGGTACGGCAGGCGATCTGATCAGCTGCCGTCCGTTTGATGCCTCTCTTGCGCTTTACAAGGCTGGCTATCTGGAAGATCTGACCTCAATGGATGCCATGAGCAACTTCTCCGATGTTGCCAAGGCTGCCTGGCAGACCGATGACGCCGCGCATACTTTCTGTGTGCCGATGGCATCTGTTATTCATGGCTTCATCTACAACAAGGATGCCTTTGACGAGCTTGGCCTTACCGCTCCCGAAACCGAAGATGAATTCTTTGCTGTTCTGGACAAGATCAAGGAAGACGGCAGCTATATTCCAATGGCCATGGGCACCAACGACCAGTGGGAAGCTGCCACCATGGGCTATCAGAATATTGGCCCAACCTACTGGAAGGGTGAAGAAGGCCGTCTGGCTCTGATCAAGGGCGAACAGAAGCTGACTGACCCGCAGTGGGTCGAGCCTTATGAAGTGCTCCACAAATGGGCGCCTTATCTGGGCGACGGCTTTGAAGCCCAGACCTATCCGGATAGCCAGAACCTGTTTACCCTTGGTCGTGCAGCCATCTATCCTGCCGGTTCTTGGGAAATTGCCATGTTCAACGAACAGGCTGATTTCAAGATGGGTGCCTTCAAGCCTCCTGTCAAAGCCAAGGGCGACACCTGCTATATCTCCGATCATGTTGATATCGGCATTGGCATGAACGCCAAGACTGAAAATCCGGAAGCGGCAAAGACTTTCCTTGCGTGGGTCGCTTCTCCGGAATTCGCGGAAATCTTCGGCAACGCTCTCCCCGGTTTCTTCCCGCTCTCCAGTGCGCCGGTTGAAATCAGCGACCCGCTTGCAGAAGAATTTGTCAGCTGGCGCGGTGATTGCGAAACTACCATTCGCTCCACCTATCAGATCCTGTCGCGTGGCACGCCAAACCTTGAAAACGAAACATGGGGTGCCTCTGCTGCCGCCATCAAGGGAACGGCTACGCCAGAAGAGCTCGGCAAGAAACTGCAGGATGGTCTGGATAGCTGGTATAAACCCCAGAAGTAA